The region CGAGCGCGCGGCCTGAGACCGTGAAGCGAGGAAGGAGGATATTGGTGAGTGCGCGGGAAGCTGACTTCCCCCGGAGCACTTCGCGGAAGACGAGAGAGAAACTCATGAGAGCAATTGTACTATGCGCGGGATGAGCCGCACGACGCTGTGATCGCGCTCGATGGAGCCGCGCAGGTGATTGCCGCTGCTCTGGCCGTTGTCCCCGAGCGCCAGGAGCTCGATCTTACCGGCCAGCTCACGGTGCCCTCCTTGCGGGAAGAAGTAGGTCTCGTCGAGCACGCCCTTGAAGCTCTCGTTTGAAGTAAGGACCGGAGTGTTGCAGGCCATAGCTTCGAGCACGGTCTTGTCGAGCGAGCCGGTCTGACTCGTATTCACGAACACATCCGCCGCTTGGTAGTACTTCACGATATCCTGGTACCCCACGCCGCCCACGAAACGCACCAAGCTCCCGAGGTCGTGTCTCTTGATGTAAGTCTTTATCTCATCGAAGTATTCCCTGTCCACGTCCGTCACCGGAAGCCCTACCACCATGAGGGTCACCGGAAGCGTCGCTCGCCCGCGGAGTTCCTGGATAGCTCGAACAAGGGTCATGATGTCTTTCACCGGAGCGATACGACTCACCGAGAGTACGCGGAACTGGCGCTCGGGCGGCGTCTCTACGCTCTTCTTCTCCGCGGGCTTGAAGTATTCGGTATCGATACCATGTCCCAGGACGTGCACCTTAGAAGAAGCGATACGGAAGCTCTCTGCTGAACCAGTGAACACCAGGTCGGTGAGTGCGAGCGCCCCGCGCAGACGCCAGTTGACCGCCTTGTGCATGTACCAGAGAGCAACGCGTTTGCGGAGCGCCTTCCAAAAGAGGCCGCCGAGAATCACGTACTCCGGATTCATGTGCACGAAGACCGCGTCGTACTTGTTGCGCTCCGCAAGGATGTATTTATAAAACCGGAAGAGCCGCACGATGCGCCAGGTCTTCTTCTCCTTGCCAAGGGAGAGCACCTTCACGTTCTTAGGGAGAGATACCTTGCCCCGCTCCAGGCAGATGACCGTGACAAAATCCACGGAACGCGCGAATTCCTCGAGCCAACGATGAAAGAAACCGAGGATGGGATCCTCCCGATCGACCTTCTGGGTAAGTATCAGTAATCGCATACGTGTAGATATACGCCTAAACGCCGCGCGCGCAAGCCTCTCTCCAGAGACCGACGATCGTCTCTGCATAGCTCTCTGGCGTGAGCGGCGAGTGGCGCCTTACCGCCTCCATGGCCAGCTCCGCCTTCTCTCGCATGTACTGCGGATTCTCAAGCGCAGTCTGCCAGGCACGGGCCAGCGCGCGAATGTCTCCCGGAGGAACTACGGAAGCGTTCTCCTCGGTAATCACTTCGCCCACGATGCCAACGTCGGTGGTAAGGATGGGGCAGCCCGCCTGCGCCGCTTCGATGAGGGTGAGTCCGTATCCTTCGAAAAGAGAGTTGAGCACGTACAGATCGGCCTCTTTGTAATACGCAGCGGGAGATTGCCAGCCCTCGAAGAGGACGCGCTTCTCGATCCCGAGCGTGCGCGCATGACGCTCCAGAGCCTCACGCTCTCCCCCCTCCCCCACCAAGACAAGCGCAGCCTTCTCTTCCGTACGGGAGACTTCCGCGAACGCCTCGAGAAGCCTCCGGAGATCCTTCTCCGGCTCAAGGCGGGAGACAACGAGAGAGAAAGAAGAGAAATCAGAATGCCGCTCCTTGAGATGCACCTCCTCCGTCGGAACAGAAGAGGGGTTCATTATAGGAAGCACGGTCACTTTTTTCTCCGCGAGGCCATAGCGGGAGAGGATGCTTCTCTTGATGCGCAAAGAGACGACGCGTATGGAGCGAGCCTTCGGGAGGATGAGGCTAGCAAGCGCCACGCGTACGCGGTTTAGATATGAGTGTCGGGCAAAATACGGGCTCAAGAAATCCGTGTGCACCTGCACCTCAAGAGGGATTTTCAAGAGCATGGAGAGGATGAAGCCAGCGAAACCTGTTTCAAAAGGATCTTGTGCCGTGACGAGAGAGAACCCTTCCTTACGGAGAGAATATCCGGCACGGGCGAGCGCGAGAGGACGGAGAAAACGGGAGCGTGCGGAAACCGCACCCAAAACCACTCGCGGAGAAAGAGCCACCTCCTTCT is a window of Candidatus Parcubacteria bacterium DNA encoding:
- a CDS encoding glycosyltransferase family 4 protein; this translates as MRLLILTQKVDREDPILGFFHRWLEEFARSVDFVTVICLERGKVSLPKNVKVLSLGKEKKTWRIVRLFRFYKYILAERNKYDAVFVHMNPEYVILGGLFWKALRKRVALWYMHKAVNWRLRGALALTDLVFTGSAESFRIASSKVHVLGHGIDTEYFKPAEKKSVETPPERQFRVLSVSRIAPVKDIMTLVRAIQELRGRATLPVTLMVVGLPVTDVDREYFDEIKTYIKRHDLGSLVRFVGGVGYQDIVKYYQAADVFVNTSQTGSLDKTVLEAMACNTPVLTSNESFKGVLDETYFFPQGGHRELAGKIELLALGDNGQSSGNHLRGSIERDHSVVRLIPRIVQLLS
- a CDS encoding glycosyltransferase is translated as MKILMLSTDPRVFDIRSAVASRLIAYGELTEGIRVLVSAGGLSEEKEVALSPRVVLGAVSARSRFLRPLALARAGYSLRKEGFSLVTAQDPFETGFAGFILSMLLKIPLEVQVHTDFLSPYFARHSYLNRVRVALASLILPKARSIRVVSLRIKRSILSRYGLAEKKVTVLPIMNPSSVPTEEVHLKERHSDFSSFSLVVSRLEPEKDLRRLLEAFAEVSRTEEKAALVLVGEGGEREALERHARTLGIEKRVLFEGWQSPAAYYKEADLYVLNSLFEGYGLTLIEAAQAGCPILTTDVGIVGEVITEENASVVPPGDIRALARAWQTALENPQYMREKAELAMEAVRRHSPLTPESYAETIVGLWREACARGV